In Aminobacterium sp. MB27-C1, a single genomic region encodes these proteins:
- a CDS encoding metallophosphoesterase — protein MESWKKMIYKMFDLLYIPESLEKIKGRVVLHVSDTPSSFYSCLNKLVTFLDPLAIIHTGDLVDEIKLGLLPNRLALYSKKLRLLARILEGEEKRKVCIVTGNHDNKDVVEQVFHTSQIVNWSGSFDVCGLKLNVSHDFQGLPSMEGDLNLFGHNEFVPQSDSNKTYLNGLMSIHCIVPDNGDIYTLPYPRFVDQNRLLKRKCGL, from the coding sequence GTGGAATCATGGAAAAAGATGATCTACAAGATGTTTGATTTACTTTATATTCCTGAGAGTTTGGAGAAAATAAAAGGACGTGTTGTTTTGCATGTCTCTGATACTCCTTCGTCTTTTTATTCTTGTTTAAATAAATTAGTTACTTTCCTTGATCCTTTGGCAATTATACATACTGGCGATCTTGTTGATGAAATAAAATTAGGATTATTACCAAATCGACTCGCCCTTTATTCTAAAAAGTTACGTTTGTTAGCTCGGATTTTAGAAGGGGAAGAAAAAAGAAAAGTTTGTATTGTTACAGGAAATCACGATAACAAAGATGTTGTAGAGCAGGTTTTTCACACTAGCCAAATAGTAAATTGGAGTGGCTCTTTCGATGTTTGTGGTCTAAAATTAAATGTGAGCCATGATTTCCAGGGACTTCCTTCAATGGAAGGTGATTTAAATCTTTTTGGGCATAACGAATTTGTGCCTCAGAGTGATAGCAATAAAACATACTTGAATGGGTTAATGTCTATACATTGCATTGTTCCAGATAATGGAGATATTTATACATTACCATATCCGAGATTTGTGGATCAAAATAGACTTTTGAAAAGAAAATGTGGATTATAG
- a CDS encoding Tex family protein — translation MAQSKTKFEKPIALEMNISTTQVQAVFSLFDEGCTVPFIARYRKEATGSLDEVAITQIRDRREELLELTKRKDSILKSLQERDILTEELEEKIYAANNLTTLEDLYLPYRPKRKTRASAAIEKGLEPLALKIMNQEGTIPHQEAQKFIDIDKGIANENEAIQGALDIIAEKISEDTLARNLCRKIFAKHSFIYSSRASEEPDEMEKYKDYFEWQERAISTPSHRILALFRGEKEGKLSLRARPDDALCITQLKKLFIKSEGEEASLLEETINDSYKRLITPSMETELRNALKKKADEEAISVFVQNIREVLMTPPLGHKNILAIDPGFRTGCKVVCLNKQGSLLHNETIYPHPPINKKDGAQTKILSLIDTFSIEAIAIGNGTAGRETEAFIKELPITSNIIITMVNESGASIYSASETARREFPDYDVTVRGAVSIGRRLMDPLAELIKIDPCSLGVGQYQHDVDQKALKRALDDVVISCVNAVGVDINTASYELLSFVSGIGPQLASNIVKYREENGLFESRNDLKKVPRLGPKSFQQCAGFLRIPGGKNPLDNTAVHPENYTLVKRMASDLSVTVKDLIEKVDIRKKIDISKYITEEVGLPTLQDIMEELEKPGRDPRCSFEEFAFAEGVTEISHLKKGMILPGIVTNVTAFGAFVDIGVHQDGLVHISAISDKYVASPHAIVSPGQRVKVAVTGIDLGRKRISLSMKKSDLEEN, via the coding sequence ATGGCCCAATCTAAAACAAAATTTGAAAAACCTATTGCTTTAGAGATGAACATCTCAACAACACAAGTACAAGCAGTATTCTCTCTCTTTGACGAAGGCTGCACTGTTCCTTTCATTGCTCGTTATCGTAAAGAAGCAACAGGTAGTCTTGATGAAGTAGCTATTACACAAATTCGAGATCGACGAGAAGAACTTCTAGAGTTAACTAAACGAAAAGATTCTATTTTGAAATCACTGCAAGAACGCGACATTCTTACAGAAGAGTTAGAAGAGAAGATTTATGCAGCTAATAACCTGACAACACTGGAAGATTTGTACCTTCCTTATCGCCCCAAACGTAAAACAAGGGCAAGTGCCGCTATAGAAAAAGGACTAGAACCCTTAGCGCTTAAAATTATGAATCAAGAAGGAACTATTCCCCACCAAGAAGCTCAAAAATTTATTGACATAGACAAGGGAATAGCAAATGAAAATGAAGCCATACAAGGGGCTCTTGATATTATCGCCGAGAAAATCAGTGAAGACACGCTGGCTCGTAACCTGTGCCGCAAAATATTCGCCAAGCATAGTTTTATTTATTCATCTCGGGCTTCGGAAGAACCCGATGAAATGGAAAAATATAAAGACTACTTTGAGTGGCAAGAAAGAGCTATCAGCACACCATCTCATCGTATTTTAGCTTTATTTCGAGGTGAAAAAGAGGGTAAACTTTCCCTTCGAGCACGGCCTGATGACGCCCTTTGCATTACTCAGCTAAAGAAACTTTTTATTAAAAGTGAGGGGGAAGAAGCCTCTCTTCTCGAAGAAACCATTAATGACAGTTACAAGCGACTCATTACACCTTCTATGGAAACAGAACTACGAAATGCGCTCAAGAAAAAAGCCGATGAAGAAGCTATTTCCGTTTTTGTTCAAAATATAAGAGAAGTTCTTATGACACCACCTCTCGGACATAAGAATATCTTGGCAATAGACCCAGGCTTTAGAACAGGCTGTAAGGTTGTTTGTCTGAATAAACAGGGGAGCCTTCTTCATAATGAAACCATATATCCACATCCGCCAATAAACAAAAAAGATGGAGCTCAAACTAAAATTTTAAGTCTAATAGATACATTTTCTATAGAGGCTATTGCTATCGGAAATGGAACTGCAGGAAGAGAGACTGAAGCTTTTATAAAGGAGCTACCTATCACTTCAAACATCATTATTACCATGGTTAACGAGAGCGGCGCTTCGATTTACTCAGCATCAGAAACAGCCAGAAGAGAATTCCCAGATTATGATGTAACGGTACGAGGTGCAGTTTCTATAGGCAGAAGACTTATGGACCCATTAGCAGAACTAATAAAGATTGACCCATGTTCTTTGGGAGTTGGTCAATACCAGCATGATGTTGATCAAAAGGCTTTAAAAAGAGCTCTTGATGATGTTGTAATCAGTTGTGTTAACGCAGTCGGAGTTGATATTAACACGGCTAGTTATGAACTTCTCTCCTTCGTTTCAGGAATAGGCCCTCAGTTAGCCAGCAATATTGTAAAATACAGAGAAGAAAACGGACTTTTTGAGTCACGAAACGACCTAAAAAAAGTCCCACGTCTTGGCCCAAAATCATTCCAACAATGCGCTGGATTTCTACGAATACCAGGAGGGAAAAATCCGCTCGACAACACTGCCGTGCATCCAGAAAATTATACATTGGTAAAAAGGATGGCCTCCGATTTAAGTGTAACGGTGAAGGATCTTATTGAAAAAGTAGATATTAGAAAAAAGATCGATATATCCAAATATATTACAGAAGAAGTAGGGCTCCCGACATTACAAGATATTATGGAAGAACTTGAAAAACCTGGGCGAGACCCACGATGCAGTTTTGAGGAATTTGCCTTTGCAGAAGGCGTAACAGAAATCTCTCATCTAAAAAAAGGCATGATTCTTCCTGGAATTGTAACGAATGTTACTGCTTTCGGAGCCTTTGTAGACATTGGCGTACACCAAGACGGACTCGTGCACATAAGTGCAATTTCTGATAAATATGTCGCTTCTCCGCATGCTATCGTTTCACCAGGGCAACGTGTAAAGGTCGCTGTAACGGGAATAGATTTGGGAAGAAAGCGTATTTCCCTTTCTATGAAAAAGAGTGATCTAGAAGAAAACTAA
- the hisS gene encoding histidine--tRNA ligase has protein sequence MVDIKAPRGVRDILPEESWKWAYVLNVAAEVARDFGYSEVHLPIFEHTELFSRGIGETTDVVEKEMYTFEDRGGRSLTLRPEATASMIRCYLENKLNNGAQPVKLWCAGPMFRYERPQKGRYRQFWQLDFESIGSENPMIDVEVIALSLELYRRLGLQNLEVVINSVGCPECRPTYREKLKEYFKPQLDKLCKTCQSRFDRNPLRILDCKNPDCKEITEGAPDIYSSLCDDCRSHFDKVQERLNSIGAHFHIDKRLVRGLDYYTKTAYEVLSGALGAQNAVCGGGRYDNLAETIGGPSTPSVGFAAGLERIVLVMEEQNCSFGARPDLDVYAIGLDEVSREELFKILTELRQANIAADMDYMGRGMKAQFKSAAASGARFACILGGDELAKGVVNVKDLETGEQEEVKRATILNYIQSKL, from the coding sequence ATGGTAGATATAAAAGCGCCGCGTGGTGTCAGGGATATACTCCCAGAAGAATCTTGGAAATGGGCTTATGTCTTAAACGTTGCAGCAGAAGTTGCGCGAGATTTCGGATATTCGGAAGTTCATTTACCTATTTTTGAGCACACGGAACTTTTCTCACGCGGAATAGGCGAAACAACTGATGTTGTTGAAAAAGAAATGTATACTTTTGAAGATCGCGGTGGACGAAGCCTTACGTTACGTCCAGAGGCAACGGCTTCAATGATTCGTTGTTATTTAGAGAACAAACTGAATAATGGAGCTCAACCTGTTAAACTGTGGTGTGCTGGTCCGATGTTTCGTTACGAGCGACCACAAAAGGGGCGTTATCGTCAATTTTGGCAGTTGGATTTTGAAAGTATAGGTTCAGAAAATCCTATGATAGACGTGGAAGTTATTGCCTTGTCTCTTGAATTATATAGACGACTTGGTCTCCAGAATTTAGAGGTCGTTATTAATTCAGTAGGGTGTCCTGAGTGTCGCCCAACATATAGAGAAAAATTAAAAGAGTATTTCAAACCACAGCTTGATAAACTTTGTAAAACATGCCAAAGTCGATTTGATCGTAACCCTCTCAGAATTCTTGATTGTAAAAATCCTGATTGCAAAGAGATTACCGAGGGTGCTCCCGATATTTACTCTAGCCTTTGCGATGATTGTCGCAGTCACTTTGATAAAGTACAGGAAAGATTGAATAGTATAGGAGCCCATTTCCATATAGATAAACGGCTTGTTCGCGGCCTTGATTATTATACAAAAACAGCGTATGAAGTTCTTTCAGGAGCTTTGGGAGCGCAAAATGCTGTATGTGGTGGGGGACGTTATGATAACCTTGCAGAAACGATTGGTGGCCCATCTACGCCGAGTGTTGGTTTTGCTGCTGGTCTTGAAAGGATTGTCCTCGTGATGGAAGAACAAAATTGTTCTTTTGGGGCTCGCCCTGATCTCGATGTTTATGCTATCGGACTTGACGAAGTGTCGCGAGAGGAACTATTCAAAATCCTTACGGAACTAAGACAAGCAAATATTGCAGCAGACATGGATTACATGGGACGTGGTATGAAAGCTCAATTTAAATCTGCAGCAGCTTCTGGAGCCCGTTTTGCTTGTATTCTTGGTGGCGATGAATTGGCCAAAGGAGTAGTCAACGTAAAAGACCTTGAAACTGGCGAACAGGAAGAGGTTAAACGAGCCACTATTCTTAATTATATTCAAAGTAAATTATAG
- a CDS encoding stage V sporulation protein S, producing the protein MEVLKVSAKSQPKSVAGAIAAVLREKGAVEVQAVGAGAVNQSVKSIAIARGYVAPNGIDLVCIPAFAKIEIDNEERTAIKFQLESR; encoded by the coding sequence ATGGAAGTGCTCAAAGTCTCTGCAAAGTCGCAACCAAAATCCGTCGCTGGTGCTATCGCAGCAGTTCTTCGCGAAAAAGGGGCGGTTGAGGTTCAAGCAGTGGGAGCCGGTGCGGTTAACCAGTCAGTGAAATCTATTGCTATCGCCCGGGGTTATGTAGCTCCTAATGGAATTGATCTTGTTTGTATTCCGGCTTTTGCCAAGATTGAAATTGACAACGAAGAAAGAACGGCCATTAAGTTCCAACTCGAGTCACGTTAG
- a CDS encoding ABC transporter substrate binding protein — protein MEEKKKVLQKLYFLFILGVFIIAPKGVFCRDKLPILILHSYDQENAWTECLSQSILSTFQKSDLQIDPFTEYMDSQRLLNQTINSSLQEQFFMKYFPFHLRVIISEGDEAFRFLVRFRNKVFPNTPVVFTGISDISLLKESSLRKSFTGIVKHIPYNKTIDAIIRFHPNLKKIIVIGDSSLISETNMNILLHIAQDKKQYINISFLMSYPIEKVCSILSEQNPQNTAILLASPLASSKEKMFLSTDESIKKLCFTGDFPIYSNLPEAIGKDGIIGGAIHSGERFGILAAKMALEIMHGKKPSEIPFNESEMAQWIFNYRELKKHAIPQEKLPAGSTIIKDPFKDIKDNFRLITINFVVIATLVTLILLLLFKIYRRRFINLKLIKEKKNLSGLMDGAPDGIVAIDEQGCIILANNGFRRMFGYTDEDIEGKEVGQIISQSSSSHKDNLSLVQKAISYPIKDVHRYRTKNNGITFPVSISGFPVLLSNNKKEAFLLFRDITHQKNQQNALAQRFHLETLLSTVSSRLVLSGPFDETIKSVLQEIGTRLGLLSCALYFPQEDSSSFRLFHVWNSYVFQNSNLLKETITLDLTPEQQELFKRYEPIEVDIKDSKGCLFNVNIVPIDNGSSNATVLLLVQNKTSQPWHFIRYASSLKILAETLGEAFKRKKQQEILLQTIDRLRETFNSTISTIGNVIEMKDNSTYGHQNRVAQLSLAIAREMGLPDAVIEAVYNTALVHDLGKLYIPSEILTKPATLSPLEYDVVKQHPRFGYEVLRNVRFPWPVAEIVLQHHERLDGSGYPEGVKGKDILLEARILAVADVIEAMASPRSYRPAHTIEEALEEIKRGAGITFDSSVVNHCIDIFEKKKFTFYIDK, from the coding sequence ATGGAGGAAAAGAAAAAGGTTCTTCAAAAACTTTATTTTCTTTTCATTTTAGGGGTGTTCATTATTGCCCCGAAGGGAGTTTTTTGTCGTGATAAACTTCCTATTCTCATCCTCCACTCTTATGATCAAGAAAACGCATGGACAGAATGCCTCTCTCAGAGCATTCTGTCTACTTTTCAAAAAAGCGACTTACAAATAGACCCGTTTACAGAGTACATGGATAGTCAACGTTTACTCAATCAAACAATAAATAGTTCGTTACAAGAACAATTTTTCATGAAGTATTTCCCTTTCCATCTCCGCGTCATTATTAGCGAGGGGGATGAGGCCTTTCGCTTTCTTGTCCGTTTCAGAAACAAGGTTTTCCCCAATACCCCAGTAGTATTTACAGGGATAAGTGACATATCTCTTTTAAAAGAGTCATCTTTACGAAAAAGCTTCACGGGGATAGTAAAACATATACCTTATAACAAAACGATTGATGCGATTATTCGTTTTCATCCAAATCTAAAAAAAATAATTGTTATAGGCGATAGTTCACTAATCAGCGAAACAAACATGAACATACTTTTACATATTGCTCAAGATAAAAAGCAGTATATAAATATTAGTTTTTTAATGTCATATCCTATAGAAAAGGTATGTTCTATATTATCAGAGCAAAATCCCCAAAATACAGCCATATTGCTCGCTTCTCCTTTGGCCTCAAGTAAAGAAAAGATGTTTTTAAGTACTGATGAAAGCATTAAAAAACTTTGCTTTACAGGAGATTTTCCTATTTACTCCAATCTACCAGAAGCTATAGGAAAGGATGGGATCATTGGCGGAGCAATCCATTCAGGAGAGCGCTTTGGAATATTGGCTGCGAAGATGGCTCTTGAAATTATGCATGGAAAGAAACCATCAGAGATACCTTTTAATGAAAGTGAAATGGCACAATGGATTTTTAACTATAGAGAGTTAAAAAAACACGCTATTCCCCAAGAGAAACTTCCGGCAGGAAGTACCATTATAAAAGACCCTTTTAAAGATATAAAAGATAATTTTCGATTGATAACTATCAATTTTGTCGTTATCGCTACTTTAGTAACATTGATCCTGCTGCTCCTTTTCAAGATATACCGGCGACGTTTTATTAATTTAAAGCTAATAAAAGAAAAGAAAAACCTTAGCGGACTTATGGATGGAGCTCCTGATGGAATTGTTGCTATCGATGAGCAAGGATGTATCATACTGGCTAATAATGGGTTTCGCCGTATGTTCGGCTATACAGACGAAGACATCGAAGGGAAAGAAGTTGGTCAAATTATTAGCCAATCAAGCTCAAGTCATAAAGATAACCTTTCCTTGGTTCAAAAAGCTATTTCTTATCCTATCAAAGATGTACATAGGTATAGAACTAAAAATAATGGAATTACTTTTCCCGTTTCAATTAGCGGCTTTCCTGTTCTGTTATCGAATAACAAAAAGGAAGCATTTTTGCTTTTTAGAGATATTACACATCAAAAAAACCAACAAAATGCACTAGCCCAACGTTTTCATCTCGAAACGTTACTTTCTACTGTTTCTTCAAGATTGGTACTTTCAGGTCCCTTCGATGAAACAATAAAAAGTGTTCTTCAAGAAATTGGAACACGCCTTGGTTTGCTTTCATGCGCGCTTTATTTTCCTCAAGAAGATAGTTCATCTTTTCGTCTATTTCACGTCTGGAATTCATATGTATTTCAAAATAGTAATCTCTTAAAAGAGACAATTACACTAGACCTCACTCCTGAACAACAAGAACTCTTTAAAAGGTACGAACCCATTGAAGTTGATATAAAAGACTCTAAAGGATGTCTTTTTAATGTGAACATAGTCCCCATTGATAACGGATCAAGCAATGCGACTGTTCTTCTTTTGGTGCAAAATAAAACATCTCAACCATGGCATTTTATTCGCTATGCTTCAAGTCTAAAAATTTTAGCAGAAACACTTGGAGAAGCTTTTAAACGGAAAAAACAGCAAGAAATTTTGCTCCAAACAATTGACAGACTCAGAGAAACTTTTAACTCTACAATATCTACTATAGGCAATGTTATCGAAATGAAAGACAATTCCACCTATGGACACCAAAACAGAGTGGCACAATTATCTCTGGCAATTGCACGCGAAATGGGTTTACCGGATGCGGTAATAGAAGCCGTATATAATACTGCTCTCGTACATGACTTGGGCAAGCTATATATTCCTTCAGAAATACTCACTAAACCTGCAACTCTTTCTCCTCTTGAATATGATGTTGTAAAACAACACCCTCGGTTCGGCTATGAAGTTTTGCGAAATGTTCGCTTCCCGTGGCCTGTAGCAGAAATAGTGCTTCAACATCATGAACGATTGGACGGATCTGGATATCCTGAAGGGGTGAAAGGTAAAGATATTCTTCTTGAAGCTCGTATATTAGCTGTTGCCGATGTTATAGAGGCAATGGCATCGCCACGTTCGTATCGCCCAGCACATACAATAGAAGAAGCTCTTGAGGAAATAAAAAGAGGAGCCGGAATAACCTTCGACTCCTCAGTAGTAAACCACTGTATTGATATTTTTGAGAAGAAAAAATTTACCTTTTATATAGACAAATAA